From Neochlamydia sp. AcF84, the proteins below share one genomic window:
- a CDS encoding tetratricopeptide repeat protein, producing the protein MQQEKIKAFDAKIKPVIEEYVNNQDFHLLATPLKTEHQYRLAFKEQIAKELNLTLLFQKYVKGINLLKIELLEKSDTPSMLEVLNEIEQAFKKIQEIQKKYSISKDHEVLDPNSLIDADQPLWTTLYGLSSETLLLIYELAIKNFNNHAFEEAKTLLHLLLTFSPTVSSYWNAMGYCYQNEGEYAKALNYYLMAEEIDPNFLETQFYLARCYQSMQQHGLALESLEKLWGFIEASPEVKEEWESHVRKLAKEIEA; encoded by the coding sequence ATGCAGCAGGAAAAAATAAAAGCTTTTGATGCCAAGATAAAGCCTGTAATTGAAGAATATGTGAACAACCAAGATTTTCATTTGCTAGCCACTCCATTAAAAACAGAGCATCAATACAGGTTAGCCTTTAAAGAGCAAATAGCCAAAGAGCTAAATTTAACTTTGCTGTTCCAAAAATATGTGAAAGGAATTAATTTGCTCAAAATCGAGCTATTAGAAAAAAGTGATACCCCCTCCATGCTAGAGGTTCTGAATGAAATAGAACAAGCTTTTAAAAAAATTCAAGAAATTCAAAAAAAGTATTCTATTTCAAAGGATCATGAGGTCTTGGATCCAAATAGTCTTATCGATGCCGATCAGCCTTTATGGACGACATTATATGGCCTTTCAAGTGAGACTTTACTCTTAATTTATGAGCTTGCCATCAAAAATTTTAACAATCATGCATTCGAAGAAGCTAAAACTCTTTTACATCTCTTATTAACATTTTCTCCCACCGTTTCCTCCTATTGGAATGCCATGGGATATTGCTATCAAAATGAGGGAGAGTACGCTAAAGCTCTTAATTATTATCTAATGGCTGAAGAAATAGATCCTAACTTTTTAGAGACCCAGTTTTATTTAGCTCGTTGTTATCAATCTATGCAGCAACATGGCTTAGCTTTGGAGTCACTAGAAAAGCTATGGGGCTTTATTGAGGCCTCACCCGAAGTAAAAGAAGAGTGGGAAAGCCATGTTAGGAAACTAGCTAAAGAAATAGAAGCTTAA
- a CDS encoding inorganic phosphate transporter, which yields MIPDILLIPENMLLLIFLLLAGFYMAWSIGANDVANAMGTSVGSGALSLKTAVVIAALLEFSGAFFFGSHVSDTIQTGIIDSTLFAYEPRILVYGMLASLLAAGMWLQIASYFGWPVSTTHCIVGAIVGFGIVVGGLEAIQWENILFIITSWVISPILGGIISYFIFNILRKKIFYTPNPIRSAQKITPMIVFLTVIVMGLILVFKGLQNLNLEFTFLEALIFSAFLGTIGSFISYLLLRNISAPTRCQQPVCNAETSLSLDKARKHLLRARETVSGNEMHYHLSILLNEVDNVSTTIKKSSDGEVHKSEYATVEKIFGYLQIMSACLMAFAHGANDVANAIGPLSQGIQVLINNTVITTSTTPVWALALGGVGIVVGLATWGWRVIETIGKKITELTPTRGFAAEFGAATTVVLASRLGLPVSTTHTLVGSVVGVGLARGLEALDLSMTRDIMISWLVTVPTGALIAVGFFNAIMYLITVI from the coding sequence ATGATACCCGACATTCTATTGATACCTGAAAACATGCTTTTACTCATCTTTCTTTTGCTAGCAGGCTTTTATATGGCATGGAGCATTGGAGCTAATGATGTAGCAAATGCAATGGGAACCTCTGTAGGTTCTGGCGCACTTTCGTTGAAAACAGCTGTAGTCATCGCAGCTCTTCTAGAATTTTCAGGGGCTTTTTTCTTTGGGTCCCATGTCTCTGATACTATTCAAACAGGCATTATCGACTCTACTCTATTTGCTTATGAACCACGCATCTTAGTTTATGGGATGCTAGCTTCCTTGCTAGCCGCAGGCATGTGGTTGCAGATTGCCTCCTACTTTGGATGGCCTGTTTCTACTACTCATTGCATTGTAGGAGCAATTGTAGGGTTTGGCATTGTTGTAGGAGGATTAGAGGCAATACAATGGGAAAATATATTATTTATTATCACTAGCTGGGTGATTTCCCCTATTCTGGGTGGAATCATTTCTTACTTTATTTTTAATATTCTAAGAAAGAAGATTTTCTATACGCCTAACCCTATCAGGTCTGCCCAAAAGATTACTCCTATGATCGTTTTCTTAACAGTCATAGTAATGGGCCTTATCCTGGTTTTTAAAGGCTTGCAAAATTTAAACTTAGAATTTACCTTCTTAGAAGCCCTTATTTTCTCAGCTTTTTTAGGAACGATCGGCTCTTTTATAAGTTATCTACTTTTACGCAATATCTCCGCACCTACACGGTGCCAGCAGCCTGTGTGTAATGCTGAGACTAGCTTGTCCTTAGATAAAGCTAGGAAGCATTTGTTAAGGGCCAGAGAAACAGTCTCAGGAAATGAAATGCATTATCATTTATCTATCTTGCTAAATGAAGTTGATAATGTATCGACCACAATCAAGAAATCCAGCGATGGCGAAGTACACAAATCTGAATACGCTACCGTTGAGAAAATTTTTGGCTATCTTCAAATCATGAGCGCATGCTTAATGGCATTTGCGCATGGTGCAAATGATGTAGCCAACGCGATTGGACCTCTTTCCCAAGGCATCCAAGTTCTCATTAATAATACCGTTATTACCACTAGCACTACGCCTGTGTGGGCCTTAGCTTTAGGGGGAGTAGGAATCGTAGTAGGATTGGCTACCTGGGGCTGGCGTGTCATTGAAACAATTGGTAAAAAAATTACTGAACTGACTCCTACTCGCGGTTTCGCAGCAGAATTTGGCGCAGCCACTACAGTGGTACTTGCTTCAAGATTAGGGTTACCTGTTTCTACTACGCATACGTTGGTGGGATCTGTGGTAGGCGTAGGATTAGCACGAGGTTTAGAAGCTCTAGACTTAAGTATGACACGCGATATCATGATTTCCTGGCTAGTGACTGTACCTACAGGTGCTTTAATAGCTGTAGGCTTTTTTAATGCTATAATGTATCTTATTACCGTCATTTAA
- a CDS encoding TIGR00153 family protein, whose amino-acid sequence MLKTILGIFGRSPFAPLQSHMEIVNSCVQMLPSLFEAMKNKDYAAVEKIAEKISEQEHHADLAKNHIRNHLPKNIYLPIERQHLLDILSLQDDIADKAQDLGVLSTLKPLEILPIFENEFNLFLVKNMESFEEARLIINELHELIETSFGGVEAEKVRSMVEKVAFKEHEVDILQRKLLKNLYHSENEMTHSTFYLWQKIFGTTGALSDISEKLANRVRLTLELQ is encoded by the coding sequence ATGCTAAAAACAATTTTAGGCATTTTTGGTCGCTCTCCTTTTGCTCCTTTGCAGTCTCATATGGAGATCGTTAATAGCTGCGTACAAATGCTACCTAGTTTATTCGAAGCGATGAAAAATAAAGATTATGCTGCCGTTGAAAAGATCGCAGAAAAAATATCTGAGCAAGAGCATCATGCCGATCTAGCTAAAAACCATATTCGCAATCATCTACCTAAAAATATTTACCTACCTATTGAAAGGCAGCATTTGTTAGATATCTTATCTTTACAGGACGATATTGCTGACAAAGCCCAAGACCTAGGGGTTCTTTCAACGTTGAAACCTTTAGAAATATTGCCCATTTTCGAAAATGAATTTAATCTATTCCTTGTTAAAAATATGGAATCTTTTGAAGAAGCAAGGCTAATTATTAACGAATTACACGAACTCATCGAAACCTCCTTTGGAGGGGTGGAAGCGGAAAAAGTTCGAAGTATGGTAGAAAAGGTAGCTTTTAAAGAACATGAGGTAGATATTCTTCAACGTAAACTTTTGAAAAACCTCTATCATTCTGAAAACGAGATGACGCATAGTACCTTTTATTTATGGCAAAAGATTTTTGGAACAACTGGTGCTCTTTCCGATATATCTGAGAAGCTGGCTAACCGTGTAAGACTCACCTTAGAACTGCAATAA